The Aethina tumida isolate Nest 87 chromosome 6, icAetTumi1.1, whole genome shotgun sequence genome has a segment encoding these proteins:
- the LOC109606032 gene encoding DNA (cytosine-5)-methyltransferase 1-like gives MYSPSISDFIEIPTELCSLHSVDFCSNWPKLKKKLDCFDLFSGCGGLSSGLRDAGLINTKWAVENNANTCHAYKLNHPECICFNNDCNYILQKAMSPSRSKLNIPNKKEVDIIIGGPPCQGFCSLNRFNKGIYSKFQNSLIVTLLGFVDYYRPKYFVFENVMAFASFMRGMVLKLFLKCLLDLDYQVNCGVLQCGQYGVPQSRRRFILIAAGPGMVLPNLPEPQHVFDESACHLSFTIDGVRYQNRFQSIPSAPYRTLTVFDAISDLPPIIHRNRSQDQVHLCYNICTEYQRRMRLKSSNQLTNHTTRTLSPLCQTRIELVPKKPGADWRDLPNIVIKLSDGVETNKLQYPYRFSTQYDDEPNRSVCKCSSTNKCDPKDRQENTIIPWNFVHTANKHNNWAGVYGRLEWEGYFSTTLTKPEPSSKQGRVLHPRVNRILSVRECARSQGIPDHHVLFGNILDRYKQVGNAVPPPLAYYIGKEIIKAVLNDP, from the exons ATGTATTCACCGTCGATTTCAGATTTTATCGAAATACCAACTGAATTATGTTCGTTGCATTCAGTAG acTTCTGCAGTAATTGGCCAaagttgaaaaagaaattagATTGTTTTGATCTATTTTCTGGATGTGGGGGACTCAGTTCTGGATTACGTGATGCTGGCTTGATTAATACAAAATGGGCA gTAGAGAATAATGCCAACACCTGTCATGCATACAAATTGAACCATCCTGAATGTATATGCTTTAATAACGATTgtaattacatattacaaaAAGCTATGAGCCCATCTAGatctaaattgaatattcCTAACAAAAAAGAAGTGGATATTATAATCGGCGGCCCACCTTGCCAAGgcttttgttcattaaatcgatttaataaaggaatatattctaaattccAGAATTCCCTCATCGTAACTCTGTTGGGTTTCGTAGATTATTACAGacccaaatattttgtttttgaaaatgttatgGCCTTTGCCAGTTTCATGAGGGGAATGGTTTTGAAATTATTCCTGAAATGCCTTCTAGACCTTGATTATCAAGTGAATTGTGGAGTTCTGCAGTGTGGCCAATATGGAGTTCCACAAAGTAGAAGGAGATTTATTCTGATTGCTGCAGGACCTGGGATGGTACTACCTAACTTGCCGGAACCCCAACATGTGTTTGATGAAAGTGCTTGCCATCTTTCGTTTACAATAGATGGTGTACGGTATCAAAATA GATTTCAATCAATACCATCAGCACCGTACCGTACTTTGACAGTCTTCGATGCCATAAGTGATTTACCTCCGATCATCCATCGAAATCGTAGTCAAGACCAAGTACACCTTTGTTATAACATTTGCACTGAATATCAGAGAAGAATGCGCCTGAAGTCGAGCAATCAACTTACAAATCATACTACAAGGACATTATCGCCTCTATGCCAGACTCGTATAGAGTTAGTTCCAAAAAAGCCTGGAGCAGACTGGAGGGATTTGCCAAACATTGTGATTAAATTGTCTGATGGAGTCGAGACTAATAAGTTACAATATCCATACAG atttagtaCTCAATACGACGATGAACCTAATCGCTCTGTATGTAAATGTTcatcaacaaataaatgtgACCCAAAAGATAGACAAGAAAACACCATAATTCCATGGAATTTCGTCCACACAGCAAACAAACATAATAACTGGGCCGGAGTTTACGGTCGATTGGAATGGGAGGGTTATTTCAGCACGACCCTGACAAAACCAGAACCCAGCAGCAAACAGGGCAGAG TTTTGCATCCGAGGGTGAACCGGATATTGAGCGTTCGTGAGTGTGCACGCTCCCAAGGCATACCAGACCATCACGTTTtgtttggtaatattttggaCAGATATAAACAGGTCGGGAATGCGGTACCTCCTCCACTTGCCTATTATATtggaaaagaaattataaaagcaGTGCTTAACGATCCTTAA